A section of the Candidatus Hydrogenedentota bacterium genome encodes:
- a CDS encoding carbamoyltransferase: MNILGISAFYHDSAAALVRDGDIVAAAQLERFTRKKHDPRFPAEAAEYCLREGGLSVDDVDYVVFYDKPLLKLERLLTTYLGTAPRGLQSFLSQMPLWIKEKLFTRSVIRKSLGYSGGVLFSTHHLSHAASAFYPSPYEEAAFITVDGVGEWATTTYGVGRGNRVEILREINFPHSLGLLYSAFTYFTGFKVNSGEYKLMGLAPYGEPVYADVIKRELIDLRGDGSFRLNMRYFDYCSGMRMTNRAFAELFGGPARAPESPITQREMDLARSVQAVTEEALLNLARHVQRETGMKNLAIAGGVGLNCVANGRLLREGPFDDVWIQPCAGDGGSALGAALFAWHQLLGGGRTADAKRQKATYLGPAYSDDEIAAWLERENIPHTRLSEEELPARAAALIAGENVVGWFQGRMEFGPRALGARSILGDPRSREMQSVLNLKIKFRESFRPFAPSVLRDKADEYFDLRGKASPYMLVVADVKPERLRELSETEKAARGFDKLRVVRSEIPAVTHVDNSARLHTVEADDHPRYHALLAAFHEQTGCPVLINTSFNVRGEPIVRTPEEAYTCFMRTHMDYLCLGTCLLDKRDQEPWAEENDWRETFELD; the protein is encoded by the coding sequence ATGAACATACTCGGCATTTCAGCCTTTTACCATGACAGCGCGGCGGCGCTTGTGCGCGACGGCGACATCGTCGCCGCGGCGCAGTTGGAGCGGTTCACGCGAAAGAAGCACGATCCGCGCTTTCCCGCGGAGGCGGCGGAATACTGCCTGCGTGAGGGCGGCCTTTCGGTGGACGACGTGGACTATGTGGTCTTCTATGACAAGCCGCTGCTCAAACTTGAGCGGCTGCTGACCACCTATCTGGGCACCGCGCCGAGGGGGCTCCAGTCTTTCCTGTCGCAGATGCCGCTGTGGATCAAGGAAAAACTTTTCACCCGGAGCGTCATCCGGAAAAGTTTGGGCTATTCCGGCGGGGTCCTCTTCTCGACCCACCACCTGTCCCACGCCGCGTCGGCCTTCTATCCCAGCCCCTATGAGGAGGCGGCCTTCATCACCGTGGACGGCGTCGGGGAGTGGGCCACGACCACCTACGGCGTGGGGCGGGGGAACCGGGTCGAGATACTGCGCGAGATCAATTTCCCCCACTCCCTCGGGTTGCTCTATTCGGCGTTCACCTACTTCACCGGGTTCAAGGTGAACAGCGGCGAGTACAAGCTGATGGGTCTGGCGCCCTACGGCGAGCCAGTCTATGCGGACGTGATCAAGCGCGAGCTCATAGACCTGCGCGGGGACGGCTCCTTCCGGCTCAACATGCGCTATTTCGACTACTGCTCCGGCATGCGCATGACGAACCGGGCCTTCGCGGAGCTGTTCGGCGGCCCCGCCCGCGCGCCGGAATCGCCGATAACCCAGCGCGAGATGGACCTGGCGCGGTCCGTGCAGGCCGTGACGGAGGAGGCGCTGCTGAACCTGGCGCGGCACGTCCAACGGGAGACGGGCATGAAAAACCTGGCCATTGCCGGGGGCGTGGGGCTGAACTGCGTGGCCAACGGGCGGCTGCTGCGCGAGGGGCCCTTTGACGACGTGTGGATTCAGCCCTGCGCGGGCGACGGCGGCTCCGCGCTGGGCGCGGCCCTCTTCGCCTGGCACCAGCTTCTGGGCGGCGGGCGCACCGCCGACGCAAAGCGCCAGAAGGCCACCTATCTTGGCCCCGCCTACTCCGACGACGAGATTGCCGCCTGGCTGGAGCGGGAGAACATCCCCCACACGCGGCTTTCCGAGGAGGAGCTGCCCGCCCGCGCGGCGGCGCTCATCGCCGGCGAAAACGTGGTCGGCTGGTTCCAGGGGCGCATGGAATTCGGCCCCAGGGCGCTGGGCGCGCGCAGCATACTGGGCGACCCGCGCTCGCGGGAGATGCAGTCGGTGCTCAACCTGAAGATTAAATTCCGCGAGTCCTTCCGGCCCTTCGCGCCGTCGGTGCTGCGCGACAAGGCCGACGAGTATTTTGACCTGCGCGGCAAGGCCAGCCCCTACATGCTGGTGGTGGCGGATGTGAAGCCGGAGCGCCTGCGCGAACTCTCCGAAACGGAGAAGGCGGCGCGGGGCTTCGACAAGCTGCGGGTGGTCCGCTCTGAAATCCCGGCGGTCACCCATGTGGACAACTCCGCGCGGCTGCACACGGTCGAGGCGGATGACCACCCGCGCTATCACGCGCTGCTGGCCGCGTTTCATGAACAGACCGGGTGCCCCGTGCTGATCAACACCTCCTTCAACGTCCGGGGCGAGCCGATTGTCCGCACGCCGGAGGAGGCTTACACCTGCTTCATGCGCACCCACATGGATTATCTGTGCCTGGGAACCTGCCTGCTCGACAAGCGCGACCAGGAGCCCTGGGCGGAAGAGAACGACTGGCGCGAAACCTTTGAACTGGACTGA
- a CDS encoding GGDEF domain-containing protein: MSEKVKSLPFAFLGLAVIWAADYRTGQEVSLSVFYLGPVILVAWYFGRGGGYVMSLTAAVAGLSVDLLGGTGDMSIFVPLWNCIARLLFYLVFTYLVARVRNLLETEKRLARVDSLTGLVNRRAFFEEAERFLALSRRKGLPTTVAYIDLDDFKAVNDTYGHNGGDRLLSAVAEALKKCTRQSDIVARMGGDEFCVLLPEAGKAEAEGFVAKAREFLGAQLNASTPPGSLSIGVVTFLQTPANTDEVVSAADAIMYRVKNAGKRGVRHEVWERSLGITRRQP; this comes from the coding sequence ATGAGTGAAAAAGTTAAGAGTCTGCCTTTTGCCTTTCTTGGACTTGCCGTCATCTGGGCGGCGGATTACAGGACCGGCCAGGAAGTCTCCCTTTCCGTCTTCTATCTCGGTCCGGTCATTCTGGTGGCCTGGTATTTCGGCAGGGGCGGCGGGTATGTGATGTCTCTGACTGCCGCCGTTGCGGGGCTGTCGGTGGACCTCCTGGGCGGCACAGGGGACATGAGCATCTTCGTACCCCTTTGGAACTGCATCGCGCGGCTGCTCTTTTATCTGGTGTTCACTTATCTGGTTGCCCGGGTGCGCAACCTTCTCGAGACGGAGAAGCGCCTTGCCCGCGTGGACTCCCTGACGGGACTGGTGAACCGCCGCGCCTTTTTCGAGGAGGCCGAGCGCTTTCTGGCCCTGTCAAGGCGGAAGGGCCTGCCCACCACCGTGGCCTACATTGACCTGGACGACTTCAAGGCCGTGAACGACACCTACGGCCACAACGGCGGGGACCGGCTGCTCAGCGCCGTTGCCGAGGCCCTGAAAAAATGCACACGCCAGTCCGACATTGTGGCGCGCATGGGGGGCGACGAGTTTTGCGTGCTCCTGCCCGAGGCGGGCAAGGCGGAGGCGGAGGGTTTCGTGGCCAAAGCCCGCGAGTTTCTGGGCGCCCAATTGAACGCGTCCACCCCCCCGGGGTCTTTAAGCATCGGCGTGGTCACCTTCCTTCAGACACCGGCCAACACCGACGAGGTGGTGAGCGCGGCGGACGCCATCATGTACCGTGTGAAAAACGCGGGAAAACGCGGGGTTCGGCACGAGGTTTGGGAAAGGTCCCTGGGCATAACAAGACGGCAGCCGTAA
- a CDS encoding DUF1559 domain-containing protein, with amino-acid sequence MKRRNGFTLIELLVVIAIIGILAAILLPALARAREAARRSSCQNNLKQMGLTFKMYAGEAKGVFPPMKRNLSSWQAGNVVGDPSVTCNLPNTVTTDANGDGVKDDFDIFFDVQAMYPEYMTDLNVIYCPSSAVIEPGDHHYGDDPKNPVDPCAVVDLAYMYFGWSILDEIVTAPGTDANATNPTPNNNLTGILLTRLLNRVSNPAAYDDDIKYNDVYENNREKTLYRFREGIERFLITDINNPGAGNKAQSELPVLWDQISTDPTGSGFNHIPGGCNVLYMDGHVEFIRYPGAHPVTRNFAKIVAQFTSSDPNI; translated from the coding sequence ATGAAGCGACGTAACGGATTCACCCTGATCGAGTTGCTGGTGGTCATCGCCATTATCGGCATCCTGGCCGCCATCCTGCTGCCGGCGCTGGCCCGCGCCCGCGAGGCGGCGCGCCGGTCGAGCTGCCAGAACAACCTCAAGCAGATGGGCCTGACCTTCAAGATGTACGCGGGGGAGGCGAAGGGCGTGTTCCCGCCCATGAAGCGCAACCTGTCCTCATGGCAGGCGGGCAATGTGGTGGGCGACCCGTCGGTGACCTGCAACCTGCCGAACACGGTGACCACGGACGCGAACGGCGACGGGGTGAAGGACGACTTCGACATCTTCTTCGACGTCCAGGCCATGTATCCGGAATACATGACGGACCTGAATGTGATCTACTGCCCGTCCTCGGCGGTGATTGAGCCGGGCGACCACCACTATGGGGACGACCCGAAGAATCCCGTGGATCCCTGCGCGGTGGTGGACCTGGCGTACATGTACTTCGGCTGGTCCATTCTGGACGAGATAGTGACGGCGCCGGGCACGGACGCCAACGCGACGAACCCCACTCCGAACAACAACCTGACGGGCATCCTGCTCACCCGCCTGCTGAACCGGGTCAGCAACCCCGCCGCCTATGACGACGATATCAAGTACAACGATGTGTATGAGAACAACCGGGAGAAGACGCTCTACCGCTTCCGCGAGGGCATCGAGCGGTTCCTCATCACGGACATCAACAACCCCGGCGCGGGGAACAAGGCCCAGAGCGAGCTGCCGGTCCTGTGGGACCAGATTTCCACGGATCCCACGGGCAGCGGGTTCAACCACATCCCCGGCGGCTGCAACGTGCTGTACATGGACGGCCATGTGGAGTTCATCCGTTACCCCGGCGCGCACCCGGTCACGCGCAACTTCGCCAAGATCGTGGCGCAGTTCACCAGCAGCGACCCCAACATCTGA
- a CDS encoding DUF1318 domain-containing protein, whose product MRMKALFAASLAMLLVALGCVIRTEHKIDAHITLDIRHIATQAEDVLDFVEGKTDALPGLDPAAANTPAGPASWLRMAADLLNPIQVAHADSITVTTSPLVKEIAVKMRDRNAALEALKAKGCLGESNRGYLELRDCDGLKEAGERNDAQKLLAEENKDRKALYNEITRLNTEQGISVSTVESIYALERLRRGKSGEVFQLPAAGPDFDTVKQSALGQRLGANCTPGNWVTLP is encoded by the coding sequence ATGCGAATGAAAGCCCTTTTCGCCGCCTCTCTGGCCATGCTCCTGGTCGCCCTCGGCTGCGTGATCCGGACGGAGCACAAGATAGACGCCCACATCACCCTGGACATCCGCCACATCGCCACCCAGGCGGAGGACGTGCTGGACTTCGTGGAGGGCAAGACGGACGCCCTGCCCGGCCTGGACCCCGCCGCGGCGAACACTCCGGCCGGGCCCGCGTCCTGGCTGCGCATGGCCGCGGACCTGCTCAACCCGATTCAGGTGGCCCACGCCGACAGCATCACGGTGACCACCTCGCCCCTGGTCAAGGAAATCGCGGTGAAGATGCGCGACCGCAACGCCGCCCTCGAGGCGCTCAAGGCAAAAGGCTGCCTGGGCGAGTCGAACCGGGGCTATCTGGAACTGCGCGACTGCGACGGCCTGAAGGAAGCCGGGGAGCGCAATGACGCGCAGAAACTGCTCGCCGAGGAAAACAAGGACCGCAAGGCCCTCTACAACGAAATCACCCGCCTGAACACTGAGCAGGGGATCAGCGTTTCCACAGTCGAGTCCATTTACGCCCTAGAGCGGCTGCGCCGGGGAAAGTCCGGCGAGGTCTTCCAGCTCCCCGCCGCCGGCCCCGATTTCGACACGGTGAAACAGTCCGCCCTCGGACAGCGCCTGGGCGCCAACTGCACCCCCGGCAACTGGGTGACCCTGCCCTGA
- a CDS encoding NYN domain-containing protein, which produces MRSALFVDFDNVFIGLQQQDEALARTFATNPLQWIEWLEQSLPGHEGFDGDPRRRILARRCYLNPKSFGDYRPYFIRGAFETVDCPVLTTYGKTSADVHMVLDILDLLNHEVRVDEVILMSADADFTPVLLKLRRWDLRTVVVAVGPSAAAYRAAADIVVDQDLFVEKALLQQEGERVRKPAQQAPARQRPVAPAKPAAAPPAPTAAPEREPHSACLHELLKQASDPVPMSTLAAAFRERFPEFSEDWGGHGSFKQFLFGLDLSGLEISNVAPGYIYDPARHTPPKDGVPEYEEAFKAKHPDIEPLARKISVLTDTPFLLPEHYAILLRAVAEGTGPEYESMNEMAKKVRDKCRDGGVPIGRQAINFILRGITFAGHRFSKTADQPARLADLFIQNTQTLCSSAQFNLSDKEVRVLKAWIKHAL; this is translated from the coding sequence ATGCGCAGCGCCCTTTTCGTGGATTTCGACAACGTGTTCATCGGGCTCCAGCAGCAGGACGAGGCGCTGGCCCGCACCTTCGCCACAAACCCGCTCCAGTGGATCGAATGGCTGGAGCAGTCCCTGCCGGGGCACGAGGGTTTTGACGGCGACCCGAGGCGGCGCATCCTCGCCCGGCGCTGCTACCTGAACCCGAAGAGTTTCGGCGACTACCGGCCCTATTTCATCCGGGGCGCCTTCGAGACCGTGGACTGCCCCGTGCTCACCACCTACGGCAAGACCAGCGCGGACGTGCACATGGTGCTGGACATCCTGGACCTGCTCAACCACGAGGTCCGGGTGGACGAGGTCATCCTCATGTCGGCGGACGCGGATTTCACGCCCGTCCTCCTGAAACTGCGCCGCTGGGACCTGCGCACCGTGGTTGTGGCCGTCGGCCCCTCGGCCGCGGCCTACCGCGCCGCGGCGGACATCGTGGTGGACCAGGACCTCTTCGTGGAAAAGGCCCTGCTGCAGCAGGAGGGGGAGCGGGTCCGCAAACCCGCGCAGCAGGCCCCCGCGCGGCAGCGGCCCGTCGCGCCCGCAAAGCCCGCCGCGGCGCCGCCGGCGCCCACGGCCGCGCCGGAGCGGGAGCCCCACTCCGCCTGCCTGCACGAACTGCTGAAACAGGCCTCCGACCCGGTGCCCATGTCCACGCTGGCCGCCGCGTTCCGCGAGCGTTTTCCGGAGTTTTCCGAGGACTGGGGCGGCCACGGCTCGTTCAAGCAGTTTCTCTTCGGCCTCGACCTGTCGGGGCTCGAAATTTCCAACGTCGCGCCGGGGTACATCTACGACCCGGCGCGGCACACGCCGCCCAAGGACGGCGTCCCCGAGTACGAGGAGGCCTTCAAGGCGAAGCATCCGGATATCGAGCCCCTCGCGCGGAAAATCAGCGTCCTCACGGACACGCCCTTCCTCCTGCCGGAACATTACGCCATCCTGCTGCGGGCCGTCGCGGAGGGGACCGGGCCCGAGTATGAGAGCATGAACGAGATGGCCAAAAAAGTGCGCGACAAATGCCGCGACGGCGGCGTGCCCATCGGCCGCCAGGCCATCAATTTCATCCTGCGCGGGATCACCTTCGCCGGGCACCGTTTCAGCAAGACCGCCGACCAGCCCGCGCGCCTCGCGGACCTGTTCATCCAGAACACCCAGACCCTGTGCAGCAGCGCCCAGTTCAACCTCAGCGACAAGGAGGTGAGGGTGCTTAAGGCGTGGATCAAGCACGCCCTGTGA
- a CDS encoding discoidin domain-containing protein: protein MRAILGVSLLALLSTALSGAASGEPVPGTLDLSGSWAFQLDPEDRGIEEAWQKTALPDWVLLPGSLNQNGIGDPVTVDTPWMGTLSSRMWHRDDRFAPYRDPANTKILFWLQPDKYYAGAAWYQREVEIPDAWRGKHLSLFLERCHWETRLWVDGIPVGTQNSLSTPHEYNLTALLAPGKHTLTLRIDNRYLIDVGVNAHSVSDNTQTNWNGVAGAMELRARDLAHVADVQVYPNVAERSVRVVVETANHTGNPLNGTLSLTVRGPDAPKTTTRPEMMGFVPDYPPTARPDMQITTVEKNVRVSDKTMLFEEVIPLGENARLWGEFDPALYTLETVLTVDAGTARLSDSHNVNFGLREIGVDGTQFTLNGQRIFLRGTLECAIFPRTGYPPTDETAWVKIIRAARSHGLNHLRFHSWCPPEAAFSAADHEGFLLQIEGPFWTNPGKGDPLDAYIYEECDRILRAYGNHPSFAFLAYGNEPGGAKHEAFLAGLVEYWKGKDPRRLYTAASGWPMIDDNQYHVTYKPRVHAATVRFKTEPYSSMSDYRDFVAQWPVPVVSHEIGQWCVFPNLEEIPKYTGPLKPRNFEIVRDLLAQQGLLAQANDFLMASGKLQTLCYKEEIEAALRTPGFGGFQLLDLHDFPGQGTALVGVLDPFWEPKGYVSPEEFRRFCGPTVPLLRMPSCVYTSDQTFRGAAEVTHFGPVPLPGVTPQWRLLDREGAVLREGSLAQQDIPQGGVIPLGEIVIGLKDLSAPAQLKIELSVGKFSNGWDLWVYPTAVDNTIPEGVHVATRLDESVHALLQEGKRVLLLPEKGTVAPARFGPVPAGFPPIFWNTFWFPSQELRTLGLLMDEHHPLFAQFPTEFHSNWQWWDLATHAQVLSLDGLPQETRPLVQVIDDWNTCRRLGLVFEVMVDGPGRLLVCGIDLQSNLDERPAARQFLHSLLAYMASDRFTPSARPSREELSTVFTEPSLLSRLGVRAVANSAQSGYEAQKAVDGDPGTFWHTQWDGDKPAPHPHWIRFDLDAPVTLKGLALLPRQDMDNGRIGRYEVFVGDDPDNLGRRAARGELKPGPEEQTILFDGPRTGKIVLLRALGPAHAGQPWATLAELRLLAAE from the coding sequence ATGAGGGCCATTTTGGGCGTTTCGCTTCTTGCTCTTCTTTCAACGGCACTGTCTGGGGCGGCCTCCGGCGAACCTGTTCCCGGCACTCTTGACTTGTCCGGGTCTTGGGCCTTTCAACTGGACCCGGAGGATCGGGGAATCGAGGAGGCATGGCAGAAGACCGCCCTGCCGGACTGGGTGCTCCTGCCCGGCTCGCTCAACCAGAACGGAATTGGCGACCCCGTGACGGTGGACACGCCCTGGATGGGGACCCTGAGCAGCCGCATGTGGCACCGGGACGACCGTTTCGCGCCCTACCGCGACCCGGCCAACACCAAAATCCTCTTTTGGCTCCAGCCGGACAAGTATTATGCGGGCGCGGCCTGGTACCAGCGGGAGGTGGAAATTCCCGATGCATGGCGGGGCAAACACCTCTCCCTGTTTCTGGAGCGTTGCCACTGGGAAACCCGGCTGTGGGTGGACGGCATCCCGGTGGGCACGCAAAACAGCCTGTCCACACCCCATGAATACAATCTGACCGCCCTGCTCGCGCCGGGAAAGCACACCCTGACCCTGCGGATAGACAACCGTTACCTGATAGATGTGGGGGTGAACGCGCACAGCGTGTCGGACAACACGCAGACCAACTGGAACGGCGTGGCCGGCGCCATGGAACTGCGCGCGCGGGACCTCGCCCATGTGGCGGATGTCCAGGTCTATCCGAATGTTGCGGAACGGAGCGTGCGGGTGGTCGTCGAGACGGCCAACCACACGGGCAACCCGCTGAACGGCACACTCTCGCTCACCGTGCGCGGCCCGGACGCGCCAAAGACCACTACAAGACCGGAGATGATGGGGTTCGTCCCCGATTACCCCCCCACGGCGCGTCCGGACATGCAAATAACCACGGTTGAGAAAAACGTGCGGGTGTCGGACAAGACCATGCTGTTCGAGGAGGTCATTCCCCTGGGGGAGAACGCGCGCCTCTGGGGCGAGTTTGACCCCGCGCTGTACACGCTGGAGACGGTCCTGACGGTGGACGCCGGAACCGCCCGCCTTTCCGACAGCCACAACGTAAACTTTGGGCTGCGAGAAATCGGCGTGGACGGAACCCAGTTCACCCTGAACGGCCAACGCATCTTCCTGCGCGGCACCCTCGAATGCGCCATTTTTCCGCGCACGGGTTACCCGCCGACCGACGAGACAGCCTGGGTAAAAATAATCCGCGCCGCCCGCAGCCACGGGTTGAACCATCTCCGCTTCCACTCGTGGTGTCCGCCGGAGGCGGCCTTCTCGGCGGCGGACCATGAGGGCTTCCTGCTGCAAATCGAGGGGCCGTTCTGGACGAATCCCGGAAAGGGCGACCCCCTGGACGCGTACATTTACGAGGAGTGCGACCGCATCCTCCGCGCCTACGGGAACCACCCCTCTTTCGCCTTCCTTGCCTATGGCAACGAGCCGGGCGGCGCGAAGCACGAGGCCTTTCTCGCCGGGCTGGTGGAGTACTGGAAGGGGAAGGACCCCAGGCGGCTGTACACGGCGGCCTCCGGCTGGCCCATGATTGACGACAACCAGTACCACGTCACCTACAAGCCCCGCGTCCACGCCGCCACGGTACGGTTCAAGACCGAACCCTACTCGTCCATGTCAGACTACCGCGACTTCGTCGCGCAGTGGCCCGTCCCCGTGGTCAGCCATGAAATTGGGCAGTGGTGCGTGTTTCCGAATCTTGAGGAAATCCCCAAATACACCGGGCCGCTGAAGCCGAGGAACTTTGAGATAGTCCGTGACCTCCTTGCACAGCAGGGCTTGCTTGCCCAGGCGAATGACTTCCTCATGGCCTCGGGCAAACTGCAAACCCTCTGCTACAAGGAGGAAATCGAGGCGGCCCTGCGCACCCCCGGCTTTGGCGGGTTCCAACTGCTCGACCTGCACGATTTCCCCGGCCAGGGCACCGCCCTCGTGGGCGTGCTGGACCCTTTCTGGGAGCCGAAGGGCTACGTGAGCCCGGAGGAGTTCCGGCGCTTCTGCGGGCCGACAGTGCCGCTCCTGCGCATGCCCTCCTGCGTGTACACGTCGGACCAGACCTTTCGCGGCGCCGCCGAGGTGACCCATTTCGGCCCCGTCCCCCTGCCGGGCGTCACCCCGCAGTGGCGGTTGCTGGACAGGGAGGGCGCCGTGCTCCGCGAGGGAAGCCTGGCCCAGCAGGACATCCCGCAGGGCGGCGTCATCCCCCTGGGCGAAATTGTCATTGGCCTTAAGGACCTGTCCGCGCCCGCCCAGTTGAAAATCGAGCTGTCCGTCGGGAAGTTCAGCAATGGCTGGGACCTCTGGGTCTATCCCACCGCAGTGGACAACACCATCCCCGAAGGGGTCCATGTGGCCACCCGGCTGGACGAAAGCGTCCATGCCCTTCTCCAAGAGGGGAAAAGGGTGCTGCTGCTTCCCGAAAAGGGCACCGTGGCGCCCGCCCGTTTTGGCCCCGTGCCTGCGGGTTTTCCGCCCATCTTTTGGAACACCTTCTGGTTCCCGAGTCAGGAGCTCCGCACCCTCGGTCTGCTGATGGATGAGCACCACCCGCTCTTCGCGCAGTTCCCCACAGAGTTCCACAGCAACTGGCAGTGGTGGGACCTGGCCACGCACGCGCAGGTGTTGTCTCTGGACGGACTGCCCCAAGAAACACGCCCTCTGGTTCAGGTCATTGATGACTGGAACACCTGCCGCCGTCTGGGGCTGGTTTTTGAGGTGATGGTGGACGGACCGGGACGACTCCTCGTCTGTGGCATTGACCTGCAAAGCAATTTGGACGAGCGCCCCGCCGCCCGTCAGTTCCTCCACTCCCTGCTGGCCTACATGGCCTCGGACCGTTTCACGCCGTCCGCGCGGCCCAGCCGGGAGGAGTTGTCCACCGTGTTCACCGAGCCGTCTCTCCTGAGCCGACTGGGCGTTCGCGCCGTGGCAAACTCCGCGCAGTCCGGCTACGAGGCGCAAAAGGCCGTGGACGGCGACCCCGGCACCTTCTGGCACACCCAGTGGGACGGGGACAAGCCCGCGCCGCACCCCCACTGGATTCGTTTCGATTTGGATGCGCCCGTGACCCTGAAGGGACTGGCCCTGCTGCCCCGGCAGGACATGGACAACGGCCGCATTGGCCGCTACGAGGTCTTTGTCGGGGACGACCCGGACAACCTTGGCCGCAGGGCCGCGCGGGGCGAGTTGAAACCTGGGCCCGAGGAGCAGACCATTCTCTTCGACGGCCCGCGAACGGGAAAAATTGTGCTGTTGCGCGCTCTCGGCCCCGCGCACGCGGGACAGCCCTGGGCCACACTCGCGGAACTGCGTTTGCTGGCGGCGGAATGA
- a CDS encoding solute:sodium symporter family transporter, with product MELSLFDVAAFVLSIGGVVLFSMYKSRRESTSEDYFLAGRGLTWPLIGLSIVAANLSTEQFVGMAGQSAGGVGLAVSNWQLTGSVGIIIVAFVFLPRFLRAGIYTMPEYLEYRYNAWARAIMAVYTVAVYVLVTTATVLYSGGLTLHTIFGLPLVWSIWLIGAIAAVYTVWGGLKAVAWADLFQGAGLLLGGLVTLLLGFRAVGGAGAFFTENADRLHMILPSDHPDLPWTGLLAGMWIPIFYYCGLNQFIVQRTLAAKTLRQGQLGIIFAAAMWVAVPFVIVLPGIMARQLYGGELATPDQAYPTLIRNLVPAGLRGFMFAAIAGAVVSSLASMLNSASTVFTMDLYRRHLRPDAPQARLVGIGRAATLVFVVIGCLIAPFLGHERFNGVFNYIQEFQGYISPGILAVFVFGFAVRRAPAAAGAAGLLLSAPVYGLLQWRFGDVAYLNRMAVTFAAVIAVMALMTLARPNPAPKPLPVREDIDTRPDPVALAAGCAVLAAVAAFYIVFW from the coding sequence GTGGAACTGAGTCTGTTTGATGTCGCGGCGTTTGTGCTGTCCATTGGCGGCGTGGTGCTTTTCAGCATGTACAAGAGCCGCCGCGAGTCCACAAGCGAGGACTATTTCCTCGCGGGGCGCGGCCTGACCTGGCCGCTCATCGGCCTGTCCATCGTGGCGGCCAACCTGTCCACCGAGCAGTTTGTGGGCATGGCCGGACAGAGCGCGGGCGGTGTCGGGCTTGCGGTGAGCAACTGGCAGCTCACGGGCTCCGTGGGCATCATCATCGTGGCGTTTGTCTTCCTGCCGCGCTTCCTGCGCGCGGGCATTTACACCATGCCCGAGTACCTGGAGTACCGCTACAACGCCTGGGCTCGGGCCATCATGGCGGTGTACACCGTGGCCGTCTACGTGCTGGTCACCACGGCCACCGTGCTGTACTCCGGCGGGCTCACGTTGCACACCATCTTCGGGCTGCCCCTCGTGTGGTCCATCTGGCTCATCGGCGCCATAGCGGCGGTGTACACCGTGTGGGGCGGGCTGAAGGCCGTCGCCTGGGCCGACCTCTTCCAGGGCGCGGGGCTGCTGCTGGGCGGGCTGGTCACGCTCCTCCTCGGGTTCCGGGCCGTGGGCGGCGCGGGCGCCTTTTTCACGGAGAACGCGGACCGGCTCCACATGATCCTGCCGTCGGACCATCCGGACCTGCCCTGGACCGGGCTGCTCGCGGGCATGTGGATACCCATCTTCTACTACTGCGGGCTGAACCAGTTCATCGTCCAGCGGACCCTGGCCGCGAAAACCCTGCGCCAGGGGCAGTTGGGCATCATCTTCGCCGCGGCCATGTGGGTGGCCGTGCCCTTCGTCATCGTCCTGCCGGGCATCATGGCCCGCCAGCTCTACGGCGGCGAGCTGGCCACACCCGACCAGGCCTACCCGACGCTCATCCGCAACCTGGTCCCGGCGGGACTGCGCGGCTTCATGTTCGCCGCCATCGCCGGGGCGGTGGTCAGCTCGCTGGCGTCCATGCTGAACAGCGCCTCGACCGTTTTCACCATGGACCTCTACCGCCGCCACCTGCGCCCGGACGCGCCCCAGGCGCGGCTGGTGGGCATCGGGCGCGCGGCCACCCTGGTCTTCGTGGTCATCGGCTGCCTCATCGCGCCCTTCCTCGGGCATGAGCGCTTCAACGGCGTGTTCAACTACATCCAGGAGTTCCAGGGCTACATCTCGCCGGGCATCCTCGCCGTGTTCGTGTTCGGCTTCGCCGTGAGGCGCGCCCCCGCCGCGGCGGGCGCCGCGGGGCTGCTCCTGAGCGCGCCCGTATACGGGCTGCTCCAGTGGCGCTTCGGCGATGTCGCCTACCTGAACCGCATGGCCGTCACCTTCGCGGCGGTCATCGCCGTGATGGCGCTGATGACCCTGGCGCGGCCCAACCCCGCGCCGAAACCCCTGCCCGTGCGGGAGGACATTGACACCCGGCCCGACCCGGTGGCGCTGGCGGCGGGCTGCGCCGTGCTGGCCGCCGTGGCGGCGTTTTACATCGTGTTCTGGTAG